GCGTAACAAATTACCGGAGTTACTGGCATTTGTCAAGGAACCCGGACTGTATATGTATTTCAAATTCGTCGTGTTCATAGCAATGAATTTGATATCCGATGAACCTGGAAGGCGGGAAGATGTACTGGAGTGGTACCGCGAGTTGATGCAATTTTTTAAGGAGAATGCGACCGATCTTTCAATCTATTCAGCCGGATTGGGTGGCTTGATGATAGCTGAGATGCTGGATATTTGCCCTGAGGAGTTATTGCCGGAGATCGAGGACTTTTTTGAAGTTTGTGATGTGGATGAAATGTCCTGTGGAACTTTGGAAGTCGTGAAAGAAGATATACTCGCTAAAGAAAAACCTCTCAGAGAAAGAAAGTTGATCGATATCTATGAACGTAATCAGAAGTATTATAGTTCTTGGTGTAAGAGGTTGGAATAAGAGCGGAAGGATCAGTTTTGAATGTAAGGGCGGTTCGCGAACCGCCCTTACAGGCGCCGTCACAATGGAACAGGCAGGTTCGACCGTAGGGGCGGGGTCACTATTTTCTAAAACTGAATCTGTGCATTCAGGAACGGGAATTGTGCCTGATGCCAATACGGGTAAACGGGAGTGACCTGGCTGGCTTCATCTAAACGTTTTACCTGTTCCGGTGTCAGATTCCACCCGACAGCTTCCAGGTTTTGTTTTAATTGTTCCTCTGTGCTGGCTCCAATAATCAGGCTGGAAACAGTAGGACGTTGCAATAACCAGTTCAACGCACATTGTGCAACAGTATGTCCCGTCTCTTCGGCTATTTCATCCAATACATCCATAATATTGTACAACCGTTCGTAAGATGTCGCTTCGTCAGGAATAGGGCTGCCGCCGCGAGCTACACGTCCGTCAGCCGGTATCGGATTGTTTCTTCTGTATCTCCCGCCTAAGCGGCCGGCAGAAAGCGGACTCCAGATGATAGAGCCAACCTTCTGATCGATACCGAGCGGCATCAACTCCCATTCGAACTCCCTGTTCAGCAAAGAATAATGAACCTGCTGTGCCACATAGCGGCTCCAGCCATATCGTTCGGATACTGATAAAGCTTTCATCAGATGCCATCCGGAGAAATTGGAACAGGCGATATACCGTATCTTACCTGCCGTGATCAGATCGTCCAGTGCACGAAGCGTTTCCTCTACCGGCGTATTGGCATCGAATCCGTGCATATGATAAATATCTATATGATCCGTGTTCAGCCGTTTCAGACTGGCTTCGCAAGCTTCGATCAGATGAAAACGGGAAGAACCCATCGCATTGCGGCTTTCCGGGTTCAGGTTGAATGTCGCTTTGGTTGAGATCAATAATTTGTTTCTCAGCCCTTCCATTGCTTTTCCCAATATTTTTTCAGATAATCCGTCAGAGTATGCATCTGCGGTATCGAACAGATTTACGCCCGCATCCAGGCAGCGGTTTATCATGCGTCTGGCTTCTTCCACCTGGGTATGACCCCAACCTTCAAAACCGTTTGTGCCTCCAAAAGTGGCAGTCCCTAAACAGAGTACGGGTACATATAGCCCTGAACCTCCTAATTGTCTGTATTCCATAGCTTACCTATTAAATTGTTATTAAGATCTTACTTACAAAGGTATATAAAATATGCATGTATTTATTTATTCGTATCTTTGTATCAAATTTAGGTTATAATAAAAAGTATGGTTAAGGCAGTTTTTTTCGATATAGACGGAACATTGGTCAGTTTTAAAACTCACGAAGTACCGCAATCTACTATCGAAGCGTTGGATCTTTTAAGAAAGAAGGGTATTAAGGTTTTTATAGCTACGGGGCGGCATTTCAGTTCCATAAATAATCTGGGCGATTTGAACTTTGACGGATATGTAACGTTGAACGGTGGATATTGTTTTGCTGGTGATAAAGTCATTTATAAGCACAGTATCCCTGACCGGGATGTCGAAGCCCTGATCCGGTATATGGAGACGGAAGAATCTTTCCCGTGTGCCTTTGTCCGGGAGAAAGATATTTATATGAATTATAAAGATGAGACAGTAGAAGAGATATTCAATATGCTGAACTTCCCGGAACCGCCGATCCGCCCGATGAGTGAGATACGCGGTGAGACTGTTTACCAGCTTGTCTCTTTCTTTACTGCCGACCAGGAAAAAAAGATCATGCCGATATTGTCGCATTGTGAATCCACTCGCTGGAATCCTTTGTTTACAGATGTGGTGCCTGCCGGAAGCAGCAAGCGCATAGGGATCGATAAAATGCTGGAATATTTTAGGATACCGTTAAACGAATGCGTGGCATTCGGTGACGGTGGTAACGATGTGGCGATGCTTGAACATGCCGGGATAGGAGTGGCTATGGGCAATGCAGAGGACGATGTGAAACAATATGCCGACTATGTAACCGATTCTGTCGATGAGGACGGAATATTCAAAGCATTAAAACATTTGAACATTATCTGATCGTAAGTTGTTTCTATACTAAGAAGTAAACATATGATTGACGAATTACTAGTATTTAATAAAGAGTTCGTAAAGAACAAAGGATACGAAAAGTTTATCACGAATAAGTATCCGGACAAGAAAATAGCGATCGTATCCTGTATGGATACCCGTCTGACAGAACTTCTTCCTGCCTCACTGGGGGTCAAGAATGGTGATGTGAAAGTGATCAAGAATGCCGGTGCTGTTATCTCGCATCCGTTTGGTAGTGTGATACGCAGTCTGCTGGTTGCCATTTATGATTTGGGAGTTACTGAGATCATGATCATCGGGCATTCGGATTGCGGGGCACAACATATGGACAGCGATACCATGATAGAAGCCATGAAGAAGCGGGGTATTCCGTCAGATCGTATCGATATGATACGTTATTGCGGAGTCGACTTTAAAGAATGGCTGCATGGTTTTGATTCGTCTGAAGGCTCTGTGAGGAATACAGTAAACCAGGTTGTCAATCATCCGCTGATCCCCTCCGATGTAACGGTTAGAGGCTTTGTAATTGATTCTGTTACAGGCGAATTGACGGAGGTAAAACAGAATGTTTAGCATCTAAAAAGATCTGACTATAAATTAAATAAATGTAAAGATAGAAATTATTTATATGTTTTATAGCATAGTTTCAAATAAAGTGTCTATCTTTGCATTGTAAACAAAAAGAAAAGATTAGAGTTTAGGTTAATTATTAATAAGTTTCCCAAGCGTGGGAAACATAAAAATGTAAAGATTATGATGACAAGTAGAAATGAAGAAAATCTTCGTGCTTTAGCGATGTTGCGTTATCAGGCTGATCGTTATCAGTCAATGAGAAATGGTACAATGAGTCAGCGAGTAAATGCTGAAATCCGCCGCCTATTAGAAGAAATGGGCGCTAACGCAAAAAATTAAACAAAAAGATTAGTATATTATTAGATGTTTTCTCTTCACCAAAGTCTTTTAAAGACTGGTGAGAGACAAAAGATGGGCATTCGACACTGGTAGATCAGTGAAGATTAGCCTTTTTTTATTTTATAGCCCTTACAATTCTTCAATTTATCTTCTATCTTTGTGCACGGAACAAATCTATAAAACACAATCATACGATGAAAAGAGCAGGTTTATTTGTAGCATCCGTCATGCTATCTACAACCCTTTGGGCACAGTCGCCTATTGAAAAAGGACTGAATGTAATCAATAAAGAGAATGCTGAGGCATATATCGGTTTTTTGGCCAGTGATGAACTGGAAGGGCGTGAAGCCGGTTTTCAGGGAGGACGTATTGCCGCTGAATATATCGTTTCCAATCTGAAGACCATGGGGATTGCCCCTTTGAATGATTCTTATTATCAGCCTTTTGAAGCTTATAATAAGGAACGTCAGAAGAGAGGACGTTTCCAAGTGCATCCGGATTCGATCACGCAGTTGAAACAAGGCGTACATCAGAAATTATCCTTGCGCAATATCCTGGGAAAGATAGAAGGAAAGAATCCGAATGAATACGTTATCATCGGAGCACACTATGATCACCTGGGTTTCGATCCGATGCTGGAGGGGGATCAGATTTATAACGGTGCCGACGATAATGCTTCCGGCATATCGGCAGTTCTGCAGGTAGCGGAAGCTTTTCTGGCATCGGGCCAGCAACCGGAACGTACCGTGATCTTTGCTTTTTGGGATGGGGAAGAAAAGGGATTGCTGGGTTCCGAATATTTTGTACAGAACTGTTCTTTCCTGAAAGATATTAAGGGATATCTGAACTATGATATGATCGGCCGTAACTCGAATGAATCAGTTCCCGAACAGGTCGATTATTTCTATACGGAAGCCAACAAGGCTTTCGGCGACTGGCTGAAGAATGACATCAAGAAATACGGTCTGAACCTGAAGCCGATCTATCATGCCTGGGACAAGCCGGTAGGAGGGAGCGACAATGGTTCTTTTGCCAAACGTGAGATACCTATTATCTGGTATCATACCAACGGCCATCCGGACTATCACATGCCAAGCGACCATGTCGAAAAGATTAACTGGAACAAGATTGTCGATATAACGAAAGCCTCTTTCCTTAACATGTGGAATCTGGCGAATGAAAAGAAATATTAATGTTGAATTTAATCATGTGAGTAAAGAATGAAATCAATTTATGTGGCCCTATGTTGGGTGGTGGTGATGATGCTCGGTTTACCGGCTTGTAGTGATGACGATGGGAAAACAATACCGGCCCATACGGAAGAAGAGAAATTATGGATTGCTGATAATCAGAAATATTTTCAGGAAAGAAAGGAGTACTTGGAAGATGATGGGCAATTGTTGTATAGCCGATTGGTAGTAGAAGAAGACACACTCTTGTATCGTATACTGGAAACTGGCCAGGTAGATTCTTTTCCGACTTTAGATTCTAAAGTAAAAGTTTCTATGTTGGGAATACTTCCAGTTTCAAAGACGATTATCGTGGGCACCGAAGATGGAAATCCGATAGATGAAGAATTGGATTTGGATAGTCCGAATCTTATTAAAGGTTTATCTGCTCTTTTACTAAAAATTCGTAAAGGAGAGAGGGTAGAAACTATAATCCCTTATCAGTTGGGATACGGGGAAAAAAATTATTCCAATCCATATATACCCTTGTGTTCAACGCTTCAGTTTACTTTTACAGTGAAAGAGTTTAAGTAATTGGAATTCGATATAGAATAAAAAACGGGTGACACTGTGTGCAAGTAGCGTCACCCGTTTTTTATTTAACCTGATTATAATCCCAGGCAGTAATTAACAAGTGTGATGACATCCTTTGCATTCTTCATGTCTGTTTTCGTCT
This is a stretch of genomic DNA from Parabacteroides chongii. It encodes these proteins:
- a CDS encoding aldo/keto reductase; the encoded protein is MEYRQLGGSGLYVPVLCLGTATFGGTNGFEGWGHTQVEEARRMINRCLDAGVNLFDTADAYSDGLSEKILGKAMEGLRNKLLISTKATFNLNPESRNAMGSSRFHLIEACEASLKRLNTDHIDIYHMHGFDANTPVEETLRALDDLITAGKIRYIACSNFSGWHLMKALSVSERYGWSRYVAQQVHYSLLNREFEWELMPLGIDQKVGSIIWSPLSAGRLGGRYRRNNPIPADGRVARGGSPIPDEATSYERLYNIMDVLDEIAEETGHTVAQCALNWLLQRPTVSSLIIGASTEEQLKQNLEAVGWNLTPEQVKRLDEASQVTPVYPYWHQAQFPFLNAQIQF
- a CDS encoding Cof-type HAD-IIB family hydrolase codes for the protein MVKAVFFDIDGTLVSFKTHEVPQSTIEALDLLRKKGIKVFIATGRHFSSINNLGDLNFDGYVTLNGGYCFAGDKVIYKHSIPDRDVEALIRYMETEESFPCAFVREKDIYMNYKDETVEEIFNMLNFPEPPIRPMSEIRGETVYQLVSFFTADQEKKIMPILSHCESTRWNPLFTDVVPAGSSKRIGIDKMLEYFRIPLNECVAFGDGGNDVAMLEHAGIGVAMGNAEDDVKQYADYVTDSVDEDGIFKALKHLNII
- a CDS encoding beta-class carbonic anhydrase, producing the protein MIDELLVFNKEFVKNKGYEKFITNKYPDKKIAIVSCMDTRLTELLPASLGVKNGDVKVIKNAGAVISHPFGSVIRSLLVAIYDLGVTEIMIIGHSDCGAQHMDSDTMIEAMKKRGIPSDRIDMIRYCGVDFKEWLHGFDSSEGSVRNTVNQVVNHPLIPSDVTVRGFVIDSVTGELTEVKQNV
- a CDS encoding M28 family metallopeptidase, producing MKRAGLFVASVMLSTTLWAQSPIEKGLNVINKENAEAYIGFLASDELEGREAGFQGGRIAAEYIVSNLKTMGIAPLNDSYYQPFEAYNKERQKRGRFQVHPDSITQLKQGVHQKLSLRNILGKIEGKNPNEYVIIGAHYDHLGFDPMLEGDQIYNGADDNASGISAVLQVAEAFLASGQQPERTVIFAFWDGEEKGLLGSEYFVQNCSFLKDIKGYLNYDMIGRNSNESVPEQVDYFYTEANKAFGDWLKNDIKKYGLNLKPIYHAWDKPVGGSDNGSFAKREIPIIWYHTNGHPDYHMPSDHVEKINWNKIVDITKASFLNMWNLANEKKY
- a CDS encoding FKBP-type peptidyl-prolyl cis-trans isomerase, with the translated sequence MKSIYVALCWVVVMMLGLPACSDDDGKTIPAHTEEEKLWIADNQKYFQERKEYLEDDGQLLYSRLVVEEDTLLYRILETGQVDSFPTLDSKVKVSMLGILPVSKTIIVGTEDGNPIDEELDLDSPNLIKGLSALLLKIRKGERVETIIPYQLGYGEKNYSNPYIPLCSTLQFTFTVKEFK